In Nitrospirota bacterium, a single window of DNA contains:
- a CDS encoding DNA polymerase IV: MRRILHIDMDAFFAAVEQKRRPELIGKPVVIGGDGDPTKRGVVSTASYEARQFGIHSAMPLRTAYKL, encoded by the coding sequence ATGAGAAGAATACTTCACATAGACATGGATGCGTTCTTTGCTGCTGTTGAGCAAAAGCGTCGTCCTGAACTGATCGGAAAGCCTGTTGTGATTGGGGGTGATGGAGACCCCACTAAAAGGGGTGTTGTATCAACAGCATCTTATGAGGCGAGACAGTTTGGGATACACTCTGCCATGCCATTAAGGACTGCTTATAAGCTC